From a region of the Mercurialis annua linkage group LG1-X, ddMerAnnu1.2, whole genome shotgun sequence genome:
- the LOC126688107 gene encoding ubinuclein-1 isoform X2, producing the protein MEEGTSSGGQSSSARVMPSYVKLGDRQIFTVELRPGETTFVSWKKLMKDANKVNNEPVPSPDPPPVTAHPNLESRLAAGQADAENEAKEPPAPNRFNAVIEKIERLYMGKDSSDDEDDLKDVPDDDQYDTEDSFIDDCDLDEYFEVDNSAIKHSGFFVNRGKLERINEHTAIPNQQAKKRRKKDLNKAPAESDDGRISNKHVKVGKLGAGKTEQLPGKDSLSPLQLLAVTSEHYEDVKPQNLSHASGISSKKKSAETKMILDPSSSVKVSNGDASISLADTTDVEKPKTGGLQAKNLTNKSKDASGSLDASLQKYHDKSTYSQSKLQSAKSIANNVEHESSLRSKEKNGVHELPDLNIPDGKISMQIIKTSHVHKKDSSSVRSKGSVLENAIKELEKMVAESRPPALDSQDADTSSQAIKRRLPREVKLKLAKVARLAASQGKLSKELINRLMSILGHLMQLRTLKRNLKVMISMSLSAKQEKDDRFQQIKREVAEMIKTHGPYLESKALEQVGASDDFQEIGPQEKGAVKRKFSMDTLLEDKVCDLYDLFIDGLDGDAGPAARKLYIELAGLWPSGFMDNHGIKRAICRAKERRRASYNKTKEKVKRTKMLASRLDDSARPEAGSVASKQPTGDRLPIDTSGPILGLTSKPVTDSATGAVRGPSPSRKSSDADPIKQEKSKVSLSNPMEEAKMGLEGGVAKKKAKRKPEVELDETHIRPEKVQTQSSGERHEVRKQMRGLPQKLNLQLTIPSSEQS; encoded by the exons ATGGAGGAAGGGACTAGCAGCGGCGGACAGTCTTCGTCAGCCAGAGTAATGCCGTCCTATGTGAAATTAGGAGACAGACAAATATTTACGGTGGAGCTCCGACCCGGAGAAACAACATTCGTTTCTTGGAAGAAGCTTATGAAAGACGCTAATAAAGTCAATAACGAACCCGTACCCAGTCCTGACCCGCCACCGGTCACCGCCCACCCTAACCTCGAGTCTCGCCTCGCTGCT GGACAAGCAGATGCTGAAAATGAAGCCAAGGAACCGCCCGCTCCCAATCGTTTCAATGCTGTAATTGAGAAAATTGAACGTCTCTATATG GGTAAGGATAGTAGTGATGATGAAGATGATCTAAAGGATGTTCCCGATGATGATCAATATGATACAGAGGATTCCTTTATTGACGATTGTGATCTG GATGAATATTTTGAAGTGGATAATTCAGCAATAAAACACAGTGGATTCTTTGTCAACAGGGGAAAGCTGGAACGGAT AAATGAACATACTGCTATACCTAATCAGCAAGCAAAGAAAAGGcgaaaaaaagatttaaataaGGCTCCTGCTGAGAGTGATGATGGTCGGATATCAAATAAACATGTTAAAGTAGGTAAGCTAGGAGCTGGAAAGACAGAGCAACTACCTGGAAAGGATTCTCTTAGTCCTTTGCAATTATTGGCTGTAACAAGCGAACATTATGAGGATGTTAAACCTCAGAATTTATCACATGCATCTGGAATATCTTCCAAGAAGAAATCTGCTGAAACTAAAATGATTTTGGACCCGTCTTCATCTGTAAAAGTTTCCAATGGTGATGCTTCTATATCTTTAGCAGACACTACTGATGTTGAAAAGCCAAAGACTGGAGGGCTCCAAGCAAAGAACCtaacaaacaaatcaaaagatgCCAGTGGATCCCTAGATGCTTCACTTCAGAAATATCATGACAAAAGTACGTATTCCCAGTCCAAGTTGCAGTCTGCAAAATCAATAGCAAATAATGTTGAACATGAATCATCTCTTCGATCAAAGGAGAAGAATGGTGTTCATGAGCTGCCTGATCTCAATATACCAGATGGCAAGATTTCCATGCAAATAATT AAAACCTCACACGTCCACAAAAAGGATAGTTCTAGTGTTAGGTCCAAAGGTTCAGTGCTAGAAAATGCAATCAAGGAACTGGAGAAGATGGTTGCTGAAT CAAGGCCACCTGCGTTGGACAGTCAAGATGCTGATACCTCATCCCAAGCAATCAAAAGGAGATTGCCTAGAGAAGTAAAATTGAAGCTTGCAAAAGTTGCTAGACTAGCG GCTAGCCAGGGAAAATTATCGAAGGAGCTGATCAATCGCCTTATGAGCATTCTTGGGCACTTAATGCAACTTAGAACACTGAAG AGAAACTTAAAAGTCATGATCAGCATGAGCTTGTCAGCAAAGCAGGAGAAAGATGATAGGTTTCAACAGATAAAGAGAGAAGTTGCTGAGATGATAAAGACACATGGCCCTTACTTGGAATCCAAG GCATTGGAACAAGTTGGAGCATCTGatgattttcaagaaattggtCCTCAGGAAAAAGGAGCCGTGAAAAGGAAATTTAGCATGGATACTTTGTTGGAGGATAAAGTTTGTGATCTTTATGACCTTTTTATTGAT GGACTGGATGGTGATGCTGGCCCAGCAGCCAGAAAATTATATATAGAG CTTGCAGGATTGTGGCCTAGTGGTTTCATGGACAACCATGGGATCAAACGTGCAATTTGTAGGGCAAAAGAGAGAAGAAGAGCCTCGTACAACAAAACCAAG GAGAAAGTGAAGAGAACAAAGATGTTGGCATCCAGATTGGATGACAGTGCCCGACCAGAAGCTGGCTCTGTTGCTTCCAAACAACCTACGGGAGATAGGTTGCCTATTGACACAAGTGGCCCTATTTTGGGTTTAACAAGCAAACCAGTTACCGACTCAGCAACAGGAGCTGTCCGGGGACCAAGTCCTTCGAGAAAATCATCTGATGCGGATCCAATAAAACAAGAAAAGTCAAAAGTTAGTTTAAGCAATCCTATGGAAGAGGCGAAGATGGGATTAGAAGGTGGAGTAGCAAAGAAGAAGGCTAAAAGGAAGCCAGAAGTAGAGTTGGACGAAACTCACATCCGTCCTGAGAAGGTGCAAACCCAATCAAGTGGAGAACGACACGAGGTTCGTAAGCAGATGCGAGGTCTACCTCAAAAGTTAAACCTTCAGTTGACTATTCCAAGTTCCGAACAGTCATAG
- the LOC126688107 gene encoding ubinuclein-1 isoform X1 translates to MEEGTSSGGQSSSARVMPSYVKLGDRQIFTVELRPGETTFVSWKKLMKDANKVNNEPVPSPDPPPVTAHPNLESRLAAGQADAENEAKEPPAPNRFNAVIEKIERLYMGKDSSDDEDDLKDVPDDDQYDTEDSFIDDCDLDEYFEVDNSAIKHSGFFVNRGKLERINEHTAIPNQQAKKRRKKDLNKAPAESDDGRISNKHVKVGKLGAGKTEQLPGKDSLSPLQLLAVTSEHYEDVKPQNLSHASGISSKKKSAETKMILDPSSSVKVSNGDASISLADTTDVEKPKTGGLQAKNLTNKSKDASGSLDASLQKYHDKSTYSQSKLQSAKSIANNVEHESSLRSKEKNGVHELPDLNIPDGKISMQIIKTSHVHKKDSSSVRSKGSVLENAIKELEKMVAESRPPALDSQDADTSSQAIKRRLPREVKLKLAKVARLAASQGKLSKELINRLMSILGHLMQLRTLKRNLKVMISMSLSAKQEKDDRFQQIKREVAEMIKTHGPYLESKALEQVGASDDFQEIGPQEKGAVKRKFSMDTLLEDKVCDLYDLFIDGLDGDAGPAARKLYIELAGLWPSGFMDNHGIKRAICRAKERRRASYNKTKEQEKVKRTKMLASRLDDSARPEAGSVASKQPTGDRLPIDTSGPILGLTSKPVTDSATGAVRGPSPSRKSSDADPIKQEKSKVSLSNPMEEAKMGLEGGVAKKKAKRKPEVELDETHIRPEKVQTQSSGERHEVRKQMRGLPQKLNLQLTIPSSEQS, encoded by the exons ATGGAGGAAGGGACTAGCAGCGGCGGACAGTCTTCGTCAGCCAGAGTAATGCCGTCCTATGTGAAATTAGGAGACAGACAAATATTTACGGTGGAGCTCCGACCCGGAGAAACAACATTCGTTTCTTGGAAGAAGCTTATGAAAGACGCTAATAAAGTCAATAACGAACCCGTACCCAGTCCTGACCCGCCACCGGTCACCGCCCACCCTAACCTCGAGTCTCGCCTCGCTGCT GGACAAGCAGATGCTGAAAATGAAGCCAAGGAACCGCCCGCTCCCAATCGTTTCAATGCTGTAATTGAGAAAATTGAACGTCTCTATATG GGTAAGGATAGTAGTGATGATGAAGATGATCTAAAGGATGTTCCCGATGATGATCAATATGATACAGAGGATTCCTTTATTGACGATTGTGATCTG GATGAATATTTTGAAGTGGATAATTCAGCAATAAAACACAGTGGATTCTTTGTCAACAGGGGAAAGCTGGAACGGAT AAATGAACATACTGCTATACCTAATCAGCAAGCAAAGAAAAGGcgaaaaaaagatttaaataaGGCTCCTGCTGAGAGTGATGATGGTCGGATATCAAATAAACATGTTAAAGTAGGTAAGCTAGGAGCTGGAAAGACAGAGCAACTACCTGGAAAGGATTCTCTTAGTCCTTTGCAATTATTGGCTGTAACAAGCGAACATTATGAGGATGTTAAACCTCAGAATTTATCACATGCATCTGGAATATCTTCCAAGAAGAAATCTGCTGAAACTAAAATGATTTTGGACCCGTCTTCATCTGTAAAAGTTTCCAATGGTGATGCTTCTATATCTTTAGCAGACACTACTGATGTTGAAAAGCCAAAGACTGGAGGGCTCCAAGCAAAGAACCtaacaaacaaatcaaaagatgCCAGTGGATCCCTAGATGCTTCACTTCAGAAATATCATGACAAAAGTACGTATTCCCAGTCCAAGTTGCAGTCTGCAAAATCAATAGCAAATAATGTTGAACATGAATCATCTCTTCGATCAAAGGAGAAGAATGGTGTTCATGAGCTGCCTGATCTCAATATACCAGATGGCAAGATTTCCATGCAAATAATT AAAACCTCACACGTCCACAAAAAGGATAGTTCTAGTGTTAGGTCCAAAGGTTCAGTGCTAGAAAATGCAATCAAGGAACTGGAGAAGATGGTTGCTGAAT CAAGGCCACCTGCGTTGGACAGTCAAGATGCTGATACCTCATCCCAAGCAATCAAAAGGAGATTGCCTAGAGAAGTAAAATTGAAGCTTGCAAAAGTTGCTAGACTAGCG GCTAGCCAGGGAAAATTATCGAAGGAGCTGATCAATCGCCTTATGAGCATTCTTGGGCACTTAATGCAACTTAGAACACTGAAG AGAAACTTAAAAGTCATGATCAGCATGAGCTTGTCAGCAAAGCAGGAGAAAGATGATAGGTTTCAACAGATAAAGAGAGAAGTTGCTGAGATGATAAAGACACATGGCCCTTACTTGGAATCCAAG GCATTGGAACAAGTTGGAGCATCTGatgattttcaagaaattggtCCTCAGGAAAAAGGAGCCGTGAAAAGGAAATTTAGCATGGATACTTTGTTGGAGGATAAAGTTTGTGATCTTTATGACCTTTTTATTGAT GGACTGGATGGTGATGCTGGCCCAGCAGCCAGAAAATTATATATAGAG CTTGCAGGATTGTGGCCTAGTGGTTTCATGGACAACCATGGGATCAAACGTGCAATTTGTAGGGCAAAAGAGAGAAGAAGAGCCTCGTACAACAAAACCAAG GAGCAGGAGAAAGTGAAGAGAACAAAGATGTTGGCATCCAGATTGGATGACAGTGCCCGACCAGAAGCTGGCTCTGTTGCTTCCAAACAACCTACGGGAGATAGGTTGCCTATTGACACAAGTGGCCCTATTTTGGGTTTAACAAGCAAACCAGTTACCGACTCAGCAACAGGAGCTGTCCGGGGACCAAGTCCTTCGAGAAAATCATCTGATGCGGATCCAATAAAACAAGAAAAGTCAAAAGTTAGTTTAAGCAATCCTATGGAAGAGGCGAAGATGGGATTAGAAGGTGGAGTAGCAAAGAAGAAGGCTAAAAGGAAGCCAGAAGTAGAGTTGGACGAAACTCACATCCGTCCTGAGAAGGTGCAAACCCAATCAAGTGGAGAACGACACGAGGTTCGTAAGCAGATGCGAGGTCTACCTCAAAAGTTAAACCTTCAGTTGACTATTCCAAGTTCCGAACAGTCATAG
- the LOC126688117 gene encoding PLASTID TRANSCRIPTIONALLY ACTIVE protein 6, chloroplastic: MSLLSPLSFTPKPLNLISTTTIQPFLFSSLRFSPISHNFPKTLTKKAKFIPKADDGDADEPDEYELDEEEVEELDNKKDYDFDYDPSIVTRNASGDEVITMVDSKNFVSTRGWDSEKIVDYRIDEDEFHKISLLDCDFFIRKPPDPDNDVYDFREMYVTPPDTDVYAIPRVLAPMPQKYIRCAMSDYGGYNFTEPPVEAPRDPLYKSEKEISKVFLTKHYRNRRFGDPEFVLDFEEIYVIDSKTKSITRAKVVVTVPGGRDRERKSDLLVIRDNGTSFKIIHTSQKEDPTTVIEKEEWAKSRKEMERHLSKLRDFSVSNWF; this comes from the exons ATGAGTCTTCTCTCTCCACTATCCTTCACACCCAAACCCCTAAACCTAATCTCAACCACCACAATTCAACCATTCCTCTTCTCCTCATTAAGATTCTCTCCAATTTCACACAATTTCCCCAAAACTTTAactaaaaaggccaaatttaTACCCAAAGCCGACGATGGCGACGCAGATGAACCCGACGAATACGAATTAGACGAAGAAGAAGTAGAAGAATTAGACAATAAAAAGGACTACGACTTTGATTACGATCCTTCAATCGTCACTAGAAATGCTAGTGGAGACGAGGTTATTACTATGGTAGATAGCAAGAATTTCGTGTCCACACGAGGCTGGGATAGTGAAAAGATTGTCGATTATCGTATCGATGAAGATGAATTCCACAAAATTAGCTTGTTggattgtgatttttttattcgAAAACCCCCTGACCCCGATAATGATGTTTATGATTTTAGAGAG ATGTATGTTACTCCACCTGATACTGATGTTTATGCTATACCCAGGGTTTTAGCTCCAATGCCACAAAAG TATATTCGTTGTGCAATGAGTGATTATGGAGGGTACAATTTCACAGAACCGCCTGTTGAAGCTCCTCGAGATCCACTATATAAAAGTGAGAAGGAAATTTCAAAG GTTTTCTTGACAAAGCATTACAGGAATCGAAGATTTGGTGACCCAGAATTTGTGCTAGACTTTGAGGAGATTTATGTTATTGATTCCAAAACTAAATCAATAACCAGAGCAAAAGTAGTG GTCACAGTACCTGGAGGAAGAGACAGGGAAAGAAAGAGCGACTTGCTTGTTATACGTGATAATGGGACATCCTTCAAAATAATTCACACG AGTCAAAAAGAAGATCCAACCACTGTAATAGAGAAGGAAGAATGGGCGAAGAGTAGAAAAGAGATGGAGAGACATCTCAGTAAACTGAGGGACTTCAGCGTTTCAAATTGGTTCTAA
- the LOC126677753 gene encoding agamous-like MADS-box protein MADS9, with product MGRGKIEIKRIENSSNRQVTYSKRRNGIMKKAKEITVLCDAQVSLVIFATSGKMHEYCSPSTTLVDVLDKYHKQSGKRLWDAKHENLSNEIDRVKKENDNMQIELRHMKGDDITSLHHKELMGLEEALENGLAGVRDKQMEYYKTMKKNEKMLEDENKRLSFILQQQEMAMEENVREMENPYHQQRVRDYNSQMPFAFRVQPIQPNLQERM from the exons ATGGGTAGAGGGAAGATTGAGATCAAAAGAATTGAGAATTCAAGCAACAGGCAAGTCACTTACTCCAAGAGAAGAAATGGAATCATGAAGAAAGCTAAGGAGATTACAGTTTTATGCGATGCTCAAGTTTCTCTCGTTATTTTTGCCACTTCTGGCAAAATGCATGAGTATTGCAGCCCTTCTACTAC GCTGGTTGATGTGTTGGACAAATATCATAAGCAGTCTGGTAAGAGGTTATGGGATGCTAAACATGAG AATCTGAGTAATGAGATTGATAGAGTGAAGAAAGAGAATGACAACATGCAGATTGAGCTCag GCACATGAAAGGAGATGACATAACATCTTTGCACCACAAAGAACTGATGGGTTTAGAAGAAGCACTTGAAAATGGCCTTGCTGGTGTTCGTGACAAACAG ATGGAGTATTACAAGACGATGAAGAAAAAT GAAAAGATGTTGGAGGATGAGAACAAGCGCTTGAGCTTCATTCTG CAACAACAAGAAATGGCAATGGAAGAGAATGTGAGAGAGATGGAAAACCCTTATCATCAACAAAGGGTGAGGGACTACAATTCTCAAATGCCTTTTGCCTTCAGGGTGCAGCCTATTCAACCAAATTTGCAGGAGAGAATGTAA